Proteins from a genomic interval of Fundidesulfovibrio putealis DSM 16056:
- a CDS encoding substrate-binding domain-containing protein yields the protein MNNADGTNCRRNFLKTMAGSAVALAGLGAPLPQARAAAYSQNLLQVWSCGGLAEAMNPANELFESRTGVRVSYTGAFAAALGKSLLGSSTTEVFAGRVLDLAKKLRQSGKMTSFKPLCFTSYVMVTPKGNPARIEKIEDMARPGVKVVLAPEASPPGGAAAINVLKKAGIHDAVMKNCVTLGSCVQRTMDDVISGKGDVSIVELRVTRIPQFSGRVDVVEFPEALFPPPPLTFTVGVMKHAKDPKLAGDYAEFLTSPEGQAFFERAGFIPAISDKGMALVEKLGVKDA from the coding sequence ATGAACAACGCGGACGGCACGAACTGCCGCAGAAACTTCCTGAAGACCATGGCCGGATCAGCGGTGGCCCTGGCCGGGCTCGGCGCGCCGCTGCCCCAGGCCCGCGCGGCCGCATACTCCCAGAATCTCTTGCAGGTATGGTCCTGCGGCGGGCTGGCCGAGGCCATGAACCCGGCAAACGAGCTCTTCGAGAGCCGCACCGGCGTGCGCGTGAGCTACACCGGGGCCTTCGCGGCGGCGCTGGGCAAGTCGCTCCTGGGCAGCTCCACCACCGAGGTCTTCGCGGGCCGCGTGCTGGACCTGGCCAAGAAGCTGCGCCAGTCCGGCAAGATGACCTCCTTCAAGCCCCTGTGCTTCACCAGCTATGTCATGGTCACCCCCAAGGGCAACCCGGCCCGCATCGAGAAGATCGAGGACATGGCCCGCCCCGGCGTCAAGGTGGTGCTCGCGCCCGAAGCCTCGCCCCCCGGCGGCGCGGCGGCCATCAATGTGCTCAAGAAGGCCGGCATCCACGACGCGGTGATGAAGAACTGCGTGACGCTCGGCTCCTGCGTGCAGCGCACCATGGATGACGTGATCTCCGGCAAGGGCGACGTGTCCATCGTGGAGCTGCGCGTCACGCGCATCCCCCAGTTCTCCGGCAGGGTGGACGTGGTGGAGTTCCCCGAGGCCCTGTTTCCGCCGCCGCCCCTGACCTTCACCGTGGGCGTGATGAAGCACGCCAAGGACCCCAAGCTGGCGGGCGACTATGCGGAGTTCCTGACCTCCCCCGAGGGGCAGGCCTTCTTTGAACGGGCCGGATTCATCCCGGCCATCTCCGACAAGGGCATGGCCCTGGTGGAGAAGCTGGGGGTCAAGGATGCCTGA
- a CDS encoding YwbE family protein, whose product MNGTQRKDIRPGLRVLIVLKKDQRTGKTTEGVVKDILTSAAVHTRGIKVRLASGDVGRVRQILG is encoded by the coding sequence ATGAATGGAACGCAGCGTAAGGACATCCGCCCCGGCCTTCGGGTGCTGATCGTGCTCAAGAAGGACCAGCGCACCGGCAAGACCACCGAGGGCGTGGTCAAGGACATCCTCACCTCGGCGGCGGTGCATACGCGCGGGATCAAGGTGCGCCTGGCAAGCGGCGACGTTGGCCGGGTGCGCCAGATTCTGGGCTGA
- a CDS encoding PEP-CTERM sorting domain-containing protein: MIGISLFSSTHCYSAVLWDTGPASGTIYSYPGVYPYGFTLQGGQYAQYAAGRLDLTETTTVTRVEGWMATDGSYYDGAGWNTMNLAGGKLTIGIYDIDNITWLPTTLLYRSSSFNLADGSQPGWYGAALSKTLGPGYYYVSFEPTDETFTGVLSTLHWRNDLGLYPPAWPANPMPDYTYYYGSAWHSYGGVYNTVGMRIEGTPGAQPPGAVPEPATVALLALGLAGLFVLRNRYFA, from the coding sequence ATGATTGGCATCTCTCTGTTTTCTTCAACGCACTGTTACTCGGCAGTACTTTGGGACACGGGACCCGCCTCCGGCACAATCTACTCCTATCCCGGGGTCTACCCTTACGGCTTCACCCTCCAGGGCGGGCAGTACGCGCAATACGCCGCCGGGAGGCTGGACCTGACGGAAACCACCACAGTGACGAGGGTCGAGGGATGGATGGCCACGGACGGCAGCTACTATGACGGCGCAGGATGGAACACCATGAACCTGGCTGGGGGGAAGCTGACCATCGGGATTTACGACATCGACAACATCACCTGGCTCCCGACCACGCTCCTGTACCGGTCCTCGTCCTTCAACCTGGCTGACGGCTCACAACCGGGCTGGTACGGGGCAGCCCTCAGCAAGACCCTTGGCCCAGGCTATTACTACGTCTCCTTCGAACCCACCGACGAGACCTTCACCGGAGTCCTGTCCACATTGCACTGGCGCAACGACCTGGGCCTCTACCCGCCAGCCTGGCCCGCCAACCCCATGCCCGATTACACCTACTACTATGGGAGCGCATGGCATTCCTATGGAGGAGTGTACAACACCGTGGGCATGCGCATTGAAGGAACCCCAGGCGCCCAGCCGCCCGGGGCGGTTCCTGAACCGGCAACCGTGGCGCTCCTGGCGCTCGGACTGGCAGGACTGTTCGTGCTTCGTAACAGGTATTTCGCCTGA
- a CDS encoding LytR/AlgR family response regulator transcription factor, producing the protein MSQVKTLIVHADPAVRAGLRQILAGVESLRVLGAAATAFEALEMLEAIPYGVFFLSPDLPGPTSGMELAQILASRRNRPSLVFVADDESLAYKAFELGAADYLIWPVAPERLERTLERLKGLSPGFKQAQPAGAWPEERSPSAQEDQQTLSLPIEEHEEGPFISALKQAWDLTQKKKTVDIDKLPISLDGRTLLLPYPHILFVEAYEDYSFVHTAQQKYLTSYRLKNLEERLGPHGFFRVHRKFLVNLEAVTEIASLPGGQFMLRTQGKTRIELPISRRRIGELKQVLGL; encoded by the coding sequence ATGTCGCAGGTCAAGACCCTCATCGTCCACGCCGACCCCGCCGTGCGGGCCGGGCTGCGCCAGATTCTGGCGGGCGTGGAATCCCTGCGCGTGCTGGGCGCGGCGGCCACGGCCTTCGAGGCCCTGGAGATGCTGGAAGCCATCCCCTACGGCGTGTTCTTTCTGAGCCCCGATCTTCCAGGCCCCACCTCCGGCATGGAGCTGGCCCAGATTCTTGCCTCGCGGCGCAACCGCCCCTCCCTGGTGTTCGTGGCGGACGATGAATCCCTGGCCTACAAGGCCTTCGAACTGGGCGCGGCGGACTACCTCATCTGGCCCGTGGCTCCCGAGCGCCTGGAGCGCACGCTTGAGCGCCTGAAAGGGCTCTCCCCCGGCTTCAAGCAGGCCCAGCCCGCCGGGGCCTGGCCCGAGGAGCGCTCCCCCAGCGCCCAGGAGGACCAGCAGACCCTGTCGCTTCCCATCGAGGAGCACGAGGAAGGTCCCTTCATCTCCGCCCTCAAGCAGGCCTGGGACCTCACCCAGAAGAAAAAAACCGTGGACATCGACAAGCTGCCCATCTCCCTGGACGGGCGCACCCTGCTGCTGCCTTATCCGCACATCCTCTTCGTGGAGGCCTACGAGGACTACTCCTTCGTGCACACGGCGCAGCAGAAGTACTTGACCTCCTACAGGCTGAAGAACCTGGAGGAACGACTTGGGCCGCACGGATTTTTCCGCGTGCACCGCAAATTCCTGGTGAACCTGGAAGCCGTCACCGAGATCGCAAGCCTCCCCGGAGGCCAGTTCATGCTGCGCACTCAGGGCAAGACCCGCATCGAGCTGCCCATCAGCAGGCGCAGGATAGGCGAATTGAAACAGGTGCTGGGACTGTAA
- a CDS encoding YaiI/YqxD family protein, with amino-acid sequence MHILVDADALPGPIREILFRAAQRLRLRLTLVANKILQVPGSEYISTIRVGQGFDVVDEAIVEMVEAGDLVITADIPLAAKVIEKDAHALNPRGELYTKDTIQSRLTMRNLLSELRSAGVNTGGPPPLSQRDRQAFANSLDIFLTSRGLR; translated from the coding sequence ATGCATATTCTGGTCGATGCCGACGCGCTGCCCGGCCCCATCCGGGAGATCCTGTTCCGGGCGGCCCAGCGCCTTCGCCTGCGCCTGACCCTGGTGGCCAACAAGATACTTCAGGTTCCCGGCTCGGAGTACATCAGCACCATCCGGGTGGGGCAGGGGTTCGACGTGGTGGACGAGGCCATCGTGGAGATGGTGGAGGCGGGGGATCTGGTGATCACGGCAGACATCCCCCTGGCCGCCAAGGTGATCGAGAAGGACGCCCACGCCCTGAATCCCAGGGGGGAGCTCTACACCAAGGACACCATCCAGAGCCGCCTGACCATGCGCAACCTTCTGAGCGAGTTGCGCAGCGCCGGGGTGAACACGGGCGGGCCGCCGCCGCTCAGCCAGCGCGACCGGCAGGCCTTCGCCAACAGCCTGGATATCTTTCTGACCAGCCGGGGGCTGCGCTAG